One part of the Vicia villosa cultivar HV-30 ecotype Madison, WI linkage group LG6, Vvil1.0, whole genome shotgun sequence genome encodes these proteins:
- the LOC131610643 gene encoding probable serine/threonine-protein kinase WNK9 isoform X2, translated as MNGVTHLETDDDSDFVEVDPTGRYGRYNEILGKGASKTVYRGFDEYQGIEVAWNQIKLYDFLQNPEDLERLYCEIHLLKTLKHRNIMKFYTSWVDTANRNINFVTELFTSGTLRQYRLKHKKVNIRAVKHWCRQILQGLLYLHSHDPPVIHRDLKCDNIFINGNQGEVKIGDLGLAAILRKSHAAHCVGTPEFMAPEVYEEEYNELVDIYSFGMCVLEMVTFEYPYSECSHPAQIYKKVSSGKKPDALYKVKDPETREFVEKCLATVSLRLSARELLDDPFLRIDDYEYNLGSVDVEEFVDLGPLVSQSFFSLDRSYSNISTEYSNGFGYEADCYSHPAEIEHGIELFECQDDETSKDVDISIKGKRKDDGGIFLRLRIADKEGRIRNIYFPFDIELDTALSVATEMVAELDITDQDVTSIAGMIDGEIALLVPKWRRGPGIEETTDYANQSFCENCVSNHTTVTDFLSRNQSGKNLQLLQCCMHGCASMHGRFEEITFQSEEYDNNVNEDAPNMSSESDFLQYQESWSHHHESRELSPVESTTRSPSDEHYELGNHYLPTIGSLHCGAENDYEKEIQHELRWLKAKYQMELRELRDKQMGLEAKSPHSSSNIKHETTSETVNRFENEIHFDNHRDYDSSYGFREHKSQPNSETRRAQNCGAMYCDEESIATAKSFYTRMLIPDTIHRTVSLPVDAVDV; from the exons ATGAATGGTGTAACACACCTTGAAACTGATGATGACTCAGATTTTGTTGAAGTTGATCCAACCGGTAGATATGGCAGA tacAATGAAATTCTTGGTAAAGGAGCTTCTAAAACAGT ATATAGAGGATTTGATGAGTATCAAGGGATTGAAGTTGCTTGGAATCAAATCAAACTATATGATTTTCTACAAAATCCTGAAGATCTTGAGAGGCTTTACTGTGAAATTCATCTTCTCAAGACATTGAAACACAGAAACATAATGAAATTCTATACTTCTTGGGTTGATACTGCAAATAGGAATATCAACTTTGTTACTGAGTTGTTTACTTCCGGTACTCTTAGACA GTATAGGTTAAAGCACAAGAAGGTTAACATTAGAGCAGTGAAGCATTGGTGTAGACAGATCCTGCAAGGACTTCTGTATCTTCATAGTCATGATCCACCTGTGATTCATAGAGATCTCAAATGTGATAATATTTTCATTAATGGTAATCAAGGGGAAGTTAAGATTGGGGATCTTGGTTTGGCTGCGATTCTCCGGAAATCACATGCTGCTCATTGTGTAG GAACACCTGAGTTCATGGCGCCAGAAGTATATGAAGAGGAGTATAATGAATTAGTTGACATATATTCCTTCGGTATGTGTGTGTTAGAAATGGTCACATTTGAATATCCTTATAGCGAATGCAGCCATCCGGCACAAATCTACAAGAAAGTTTCTTCT GGGAAAAAACCAGATGCTTTGTATAAAGTGAAGGATCCCGAAACGCGAGAGTTTGTTGAGAAATGCCTCGCGACAGTGTCCCTAAGGCTCTCTGCAAGGGAGCTTCTTGACGATCCTTTTCTTCGAATTGATGATTACGAATATAATTTGGGATCGGTAGATGTTGAAGAGTTTGTTGACTTGGGTCCTCTTGTTAGTCAATCATTCTTTTCACTCGATCGTAGCTATAGTAACATAAGTACCGAATACTCAAATGGTTTCGGGTATGAAGCAGATTGTTATTCTCATCCGGCTGAGATTGAACACGGAATTGAACTTTTCGAGTGCCAAGACGATGAAACCTCCAAAGATGTTGACATAAGCATCAAAGGCAAGAGGAAAGACGACGGTGGCATTTTTTTGAGACTAAGAATTGCGGACAAAGAAG GTCGTATCCGAAACATTTATTTCCCGTTTGACATAGAGTTGGATACAGCATTAAGTGTAGCAACTGAAATGGTTGCAGAACTTGACATTACCGATCAAGACGTTACCAGTATAGCCGGTATGATAGATGGAGAAATCGCTTTGTTAGTGCCTAAATGGAGGCGAGGACCGGGAATTGAGGAAACCACTGACTATGCAAATCAAAGTTTCTGTGAGAATTGTGTGTCGAATCATACTACAGTTACGGATTTTCTTTCCCGTAATCAAAGTGGAAAAAACTTGCAGCTTCTTCAATGCTGCATGCATGGATGTGCTTCAATGCACGGCCGTTTCGAAGAGATTACATTCCAATCCGAGGAGTATGACAACAATGTCAACGAGGATGCGCCTAACATGTCAAGCGAATCCGACTTTTTGCAGTATCAGGAATCGTGGAGTCATCATCACGAAAGCCGCGAACTGAGTCCAGTAGAATCTACTACTCGAAGCCCTTCAGACGAACATTACGAACTAGGAAACCATTATTTACCGACTATCGGTTCACTACATTGCGGAGCTGAGAATGATTACGAGAAAGAGATACAACACGAGTTGAGATGGCTCAAAGCAAAATATCAAATGGAGTTAAGGGAACTTAGGGATAAACAAATGGGACTAGAAGCAAAATCGCCGCACTCAAGTAGCAACATAAAGCATGAAACAACATCAGAAACAGTAAACAGATTCGAGAATGAGATTCACTTTGATAATCACAGGGATTACGATTCCAGCTACGGTTTTCGAGAACACAAGAGCCAACCCAATTCGGAGACTCGAAGGGCCCAAAATTGCGGCGCGATGTATTGTGATGAAGAAAGTATTGCTACAGCAAAGAGTTTCTACACAAGGATGTTGATTCCAGATACTATACACAGAACTGTTTCACTTCCTGTTGATGCTGTGGATGTATAA
- the LOC131610643 gene encoding probable serine/threonine-protein kinase WNK9 isoform X1: MNGVTHLETDDDSDFVEVDPTGRYGRYNEILGKGASKTVYEYKPIFVFHFFIIPISYFSLKKCFFYVCFFKIFLVWFNLCRYRGFDEYQGIEVAWNQIKLYDFLQNPEDLERLYCEIHLLKTLKHRNIMKFYTSWVDTANRNINFVTELFTSGTLRQYRLKHKKVNIRAVKHWCRQILQGLLYLHSHDPPVIHRDLKCDNIFINGNQGEVKIGDLGLAAILRKSHAAHCVGTPEFMAPEVYEEEYNELVDIYSFGMCVLEMVTFEYPYSECSHPAQIYKKVSSGKKPDALYKVKDPETREFVEKCLATVSLRLSARELLDDPFLRIDDYEYNLGSVDVEEFVDLGPLVSQSFFSLDRSYSNISTEYSNGFGYEADCYSHPAEIEHGIELFECQDDETSKDVDISIKGKRKDDGGIFLRLRIADKEGRIRNIYFPFDIELDTALSVATEMVAELDITDQDVTSIAGMIDGEIALLVPKWRRGPGIEETTDYANQSFCENCVSNHTTVTDFLSRNQSGKNLQLLQCCMHGCASMHGRFEEITFQSEEYDNNVNEDAPNMSSESDFLQYQESWSHHHESRELSPVESTTRSPSDEHYELGNHYLPTIGSLHCGAENDYEKEIQHELRWLKAKYQMELRELRDKQMGLEAKSPHSSSNIKHETTSETVNRFENEIHFDNHRDYDSSYGFREHKSQPNSETRRAQNCGAMYCDEESIATAKSFYTRMLIPDTIHRTVSLPVDAVDV; this comes from the exons ATGAATGGTGTAACACACCTTGAAACTGATGATGACTCAGATTTTGTTGAAGTTGATCCAACCGGTAGATATGGCAGA tacAATGAAATTCTTGGTAAAGGAGCTTCTAAAACAGTGTATGAATACAAACCCATTTttgtttttcacttttttatcatacccatttcttatttttctttaaaaaaatgttttttttatgtttgtttttttaaaatttttttggtttggttcaatttatgTAGATATAGAGGATTTGATGAGTATCAAGGGATTGAAGTTGCTTGGAATCAAATCAAACTATATGATTTTCTACAAAATCCTGAAGATCTTGAGAGGCTTTACTGTGAAATTCATCTTCTCAAGACATTGAAACACAGAAACATAATGAAATTCTATACTTCTTGGGTTGATACTGCAAATAGGAATATCAACTTTGTTACTGAGTTGTTTACTTCCGGTACTCTTAGACA GTATAGGTTAAAGCACAAGAAGGTTAACATTAGAGCAGTGAAGCATTGGTGTAGACAGATCCTGCAAGGACTTCTGTATCTTCATAGTCATGATCCACCTGTGATTCATAGAGATCTCAAATGTGATAATATTTTCATTAATGGTAATCAAGGGGAAGTTAAGATTGGGGATCTTGGTTTGGCTGCGATTCTCCGGAAATCACATGCTGCTCATTGTGTAG GAACACCTGAGTTCATGGCGCCAGAAGTATATGAAGAGGAGTATAATGAATTAGTTGACATATATTCCTTCGGTATGTGTGTGTTAGAAATGGTCACATTTGAATATCCTTATAGCGAATGCAGCCATCCGGCACAAATCTACAAGAAAGTTTCTTCT GGGAAAAAACCAGATGCTTTGTATAAAGTGAAGGATCCCGAAACGCGAGAGTTTGTTGAGAAATGCCTCGCGACAGTGTCCCTAAGGCTCTCTGCAAGGGAGCTTCTTGACGATCCTTTTCTTCGAATTGATGATTACGAATATAATTTGGGATCGGTAGATGTTGAAGAGTTTGTTGACTTGGGTCCTCTTGTTAGTCAATCATTCTTTTCACTCGATCGTAGCTATAGTAACATAAGTACCGAATACTCAAATGGTTTCGGGTATGAAGCAGATTGTTATTCTCATCCGGCTGAGATTGAACACGGAATTGAACTTTTCGAGTGCCAAGACGATGAAACCTCCAAAGATGTTGACATAAGCATCAAAGGCAAGAGGAAAGACGACGGTGGCATTTTTTTGAGACTAAGAATTGCGGACAAAGAAG GTCGTATCCGAAACATTTATTTCCCGTTTGACATAGAGTTGGATACAGCATTAAGTGTAGCAACTGAAATGGTTGCAGAACTTGACATTACCGATCAAGACGTTACCAGTATAGCCGGTATGATAGATGGAGAAATCGCTTTGTTAGTGCCTAAATGGAGGCGAGGACCGGGAATTGAGGAAACCACTGACTATGCAAATCAAAGTTTCTGTGAGAATTGTGTGTCGAATCATACTACAGTTACGGATTTTCTTTCCCGTAATCAAAGTGGAAAAAACTTGCAGCTTCTTCAATGCTGCATGCATGGATGTGCTTCAATGCACGGCCGTTTCGAAGAGATTACATTCCAATCCGAGGAGTATGACAACAATGTCAACGAGGATGCGCCTAACATGTCAAGCGAATCCGACTTTTTGCAGTATCAGGAATCGTGGAGTCATCATCACGAAAGCCGCGAACTGAGTCCAGTAGAATCTACTACTCGAAGCCCTTCAGACGAACATTACGAACTAGGAAACCATTATTTACCGACTATCGGTTCACTACATTGCGGAGCTGAGAATGATTACGAGAAAGAGATACAACACGAGTTGAGATGGCTCAAAGCAAAATATCAAATGGAGTTAAGGGAACTTAGGGATAAACAAATGGGACTAGAAGCAAAATCGCCGCACTCAAGTAGCAACATAAAGCATGAAACAACATCAGAAACAGTAAACAGATTCGAGAATGAGATTCACTTTGATAATCACAGGGATTACGATTCCAGCTACGGTTTTCGAGAACACAAGAGCCAACCCAATTCGGAGACTCGAAGGGCCCAAAATTGCGGCGCGATGTATTGTGATGAAGAAAGTATTGCTACAGCAAAGAGTTTCTACACAAGGATGTTGATTCCAGATACTATACACAGAACTGTTTCACTTCCTGTTGATGCTGTGGATGTATAA